A stretch of DNA from Catenulispora acidiphila DSM 44928:
GGGAGGGCGCCGACGCGCTTCAGCAGGTCCGCGCCGTCCTTGGCGCCGGTCCATACCGCTGCGGCGTCGCCGGCGTAGTCCTCGGCGATGGCGCGTGCCAGCTTCTGGGTGCGCTCGGCCATCGCTTTCGGGAAGCGGTGGATCGCCGGGACCTCGGAGAACACGGCCACGAACTTCTCCGGGTCATAGCCGGCGATCTGCTCGGCGTCCAGGCGGTCCACGCCGAGGCGTGTCGCGAGCACGTACGGGCCGGAGAACGCCTTCTCCATCGGGATCTGCTGGTCCAGGAGCATGGCGGTGAGGACGCCGAGCGGGTCCTTCGCGAGGAAGGCGTCGGCGTCGGGGTCTTGGGCCAGATGCAGCGTCACCATGACCCCAGCCTGACAGACCCGGCGCCGCGCCACGGTCGGTTCTGGTCCGTTCGAGGCACCGGATCGCGCCGGGTCAGTCCTCGGACTCCAGCCGCGCGGCGACGTCGGCGACGAAGGCCCGGCCCTTCGGCTCCAGCCACGGACAGGCCAGGACCAGGTGGCACATCGAGCCGAGCACCGTCACGGCGCGCTTCTCGGCCGCCTGCATGAACTGGCTCACCCGGTTCAGCAGCCATTCCAGGACGTCGGCCCGGGTCTCGGGGAACGCCCATCCCACCGCGACCAGCGCCATCCCGGCCGCCTCGCAGACCCAGTCCTCCGGGCCGTTCAGCAGCTCCACCACCACCCGGCGCCGCTCCGAGCCGACCCACGGCTGGTCGGCGCGGTGGTGCGCGATCCCGACACACGCGATCGTCTGCACCGAGCGCACCCAGTAGTCCGGCGCCTCCATCGCGAACCCGTCCGGCCACGGTGCGTCCTGCGGCGCCGGCAGGTGCACCAGCACGCCGAGCAGGTCCGCGACCGGCACGCCGGCCAGCGCGACCGCGTGGTCGTACAGCGACGTCGGACCCGGCCAGTTCGGCGTCGCCAGGTCCCGCACCAGCGCGAGCGCCTGCGCGGACGGCGGCACGACCGCCGGGACCGCGTCGCAGCCCTCGTACCGCCACACCGTCACGCCGACCTGGGCGGCCGGCAGGCGCGGGTCCGGGTCACCGACCTCCTGGAACGCGACGTGCAGACCCGGGATCACCAGCCGCAGAGCGCTGATCGCACTCGGCGGCTCGATGATCGACAGCGACATCTCCCCGGACATGGTGAGGTTGTCCTGCTCGACCAGCTGCCGCAGCACGTTGATACACGCCTCCGTGCCGCCGGTCACCCGGCCCAGCCACGGCAGCCGCTGGACGTGATGCCCGAACAGGTATCCGGCGTAGTCGTGGTCCGGGTGCGCCCGGTGGTAGTCGGTGAGCTCCAGCAGGTGCACGCTGTCGCCGTCGGCCTCGAACCGCATGCCGAGCAGCGCCGGCGCGGCCTTCTCGTGCTCCGGCTCGACCGCCACCAGCCTCTCCAGCAGCGCCAGACCCTCCGCACGCCGCCCGACGAAAGCCAGCAGCTCCGCCAGGTCGACGATCAAGTACGTCTGCGATGGATCCTGCGCGACGGTCTGCGTCCACAGCGCGATGGTCTCGTCCACCCGGCCCGCCCGTCGCAGGGCGTTGCCGAGCATGATCGCACCCATCGCTCCGGCACCGGACCGGACCGCCACCTCGCCCCAGTACACGGCCAGCTCGGTGTCACCGAGCCGCCGGGCCAGGCCCGAGGCGACGGCGGCCAGGTGCGGGTCCTCGCCGCGCGCCAGCACCGCCCGCACCACCGCGGCGAAGTGCCCCAGCGGCTCGCGCTCCTCCTCCGCCACCGGGTCGCCGAGACCCTGACACAGCCGCAGCACGGCCTGGGTCAGCGACTCCGCGCTCAGCCTCGACGGCAGCTCCGGGTCCGCCATCCACGCCACGTCCGCCCACGGCCGCACCGGTGCCGCACCCATGACACCGGCCAGCAGCAGGACCGCTTCGTCGAAGCGGCCGATCGCGGCCAGCAGGCTGGCCCGGCAGGCCAGCTCACCGGTGTAGCGGGAGGCGGCCGGGAACAGCTCCAGCGCCGCCGCCGGACCGCCGACCCGCGCCACCAGCGCGGCCAGCGCCTCGTGCGCCTCCGGCAGCGACGGGTCGGTCCCGATCGCGCCGGCCACGTGATCGGCCGTGTGCTCCAGGTCGCCGCTGTCGAGGATCAGCCGCGCGACCGCGACCTCTCCCTCGGCTTCCAGGCGCTCGCAACAACCGGTGTCACAGGCGTCGGTGTGCGTGTGAGTGTGCTCCTCGGCGTGCTCGTCGTGCGTGTCCAAGAGCCGGCTCCCCTCCAGACTCGGCGTCGGATAGGGACACGAGACTATCCATAACCTGCGACGGGCGCGGACGGAGCTTTACCTCTCCTTTCCCTTTTTCCTAGTGGGCGTCGGGCTTTCTCGGTGGTCATCAGTCATTAGCCATCAGTCATCAGCGGCGCATGGCGACCTGCAATCTCCCGGCGGTCCCGAACACCACCACCTGCCCGTCCTCATCAGTACGGAAGACCCGCGCCTCGGCACCGGAAGCCAGCGCGATGGTGCGCGGCGCCGGATGGCCGTAGGTGTTGCCCTTACCGACCGAGATGACGGCGACCCTCGGGTGGACGGCGGCGAACAGGTCGGGGTCCTGATGCGCGGAGCCATGGTGCGGCACCTTCAGGACGTCGGCGGCGAGATCCGGGTGTGCGGCCAGGATCGCCGCCTGCGACGGCGGCTCGATGTCGCCGGTGAGCAGGAGCCGGACCGGGCCGTCCCGCGTCGCGACCGTCACCTGGAGCACGACGCTGGAGTTGTTCGGGCCGGAGCCCTCCTCGCCACGGCCCTTCGGCGAGGCCCGGGCTTGGCGACGGCCGCGGCGGCGGCTCTTGCCACCGGGCTCGGGTGGTATCGGCGGGCTCACGCTCGGGTCGGGCCACAGGACGTCCCAGGACACCGGACCGAACTGCCGGTGTTCACCGGCCGCTGCCATCGAGGTGGCGACGTGAGCCGCGTCCGCCCAGGCCGTGACTTCGGAGACACCTCGGGGCGGATCGGGATCGTCAGTGGTCTCGATCTCGGTAACGACGCGCCCCTTCAGCACACCGGGGACGCCGTCGACATGGTCGGCATGGAAGTGGGTCAAGATCAGCAGCGGAACCTTGCGGACCCCGAGCAGGGTCAAGCAGTGGTCGGCCTTCGCCGGATCAGGACCGGTGTCGACGACAACGGCTTCGCCCGGACCCACGGCAAGCGCCAGGGCGTCGCCCTGCCCGACGTCGCAGACTGCGAAGATCCAGTTCTGCGGCGGCCAGATGGCTGGACGGCTGCGGATGAAGAACAGCACAGCGGCGATGGATATCAGGGCCGCGAGGAGGATGATGGTGACCGCGCCCACGCCGCCGCGACCACCGGGGCGGTTCGGACCGCCCCGAAAGCCATCCCCTCCACGGCTTCCGGGACCTGGCCGGCCGGGGTCATTCCCACGGCGGCGCATCGGATCGGGCTCGGGGCCCGGCGATATCCAGGGTCCTATCTCGGTCATGAGATCTCCTCCTTGCGTTTCGCCGTCGCAGCCGTGATCAGGAACACCAGCGCGTAGACCGCCATCAGCCCGAGGGCTCCGGGCAGGCCGTCGGGCCAGCCGACGGTGGCGCCGGGCAGCCGCGATCCGTAGCGGGCAACCGCCACGATCCCGTCGGTCGGCCATTGGGCCAGCCACGCCACCGCGGTCCCCAGCGGGAGCCAGACGGATGCGCTGAGCAGCGCCACGGCTCCGAGGACGGTCGCCGGCCCGACGCAGAACTCGGCGAGCAGGTTCGCCGGGAGCGACAGCGGCGTGACCGCGGCGGTGAAGGACACCAGGATCGGCAGGCAGAACGTTTCGGCGGCAGCGGTGCAGGCCAGCGACTCGGCGATGCGGTGCGGCACGCCGCGGTCGGTCAGCGCCTGCTGCCAACCCGGCGCCAGGATGAAGAGCCCGGCGGTCGCGCACAACGAGAGGGCGAAGCCGTAGGACCGCGCGAGCCAGGGATCGAACAGGAGCAGCAGAGTCCCGCCCGCGCACAGCAGCGGAAGCCCTCGCGCCTGCCGTCCGACCGCCGCGAGCAGCAGGCCGAGCACCGCCATCACGCTCGCACGCACCATCGACGGCTCGGGCCGGGCCAGCACGGTGAAGCCGATGACGACGGCCAGGCCGGTGAGCGTCAGGAACCTGCCGCGCACCCCGGCAAAGCGCGCGACCGGCATCGCCGCGGTCAGGACGAACACCAGGTTCTCGCCGCTCACGGCGGTGAGGTGGGTCAGTCCGGTGTCGCGGAAGGCGATCGCCAGGCTGGGCGGTTCCTGCGACACGTCGCCGATCACCAGGCCGGGGACCAGTCCGCGCGGGTCGGCGGGCAGGTGAGCGCAGGCGTCGCGCAGAGCTTGGCGCAGCTTGCCGGCCAGCCGCTGGAGCGCGTTCGGACCGGCGAGGACCTCGGGCGGGCGGTGGACGGAGAGCGTCGCGGCATCGGGGGTGTCGTCGGGGGCGGGGCGGAGGCGGCCGGTGATGCGCAGGCGGGTGGACGGCAGGAACTGCCAGGCGCCGGGGTCGGAGGCCAGAGCTGTGGCGGGAAGCCGGGTGCCGAACTCGTTGACGCGCTCGATGCGCAGGGGCACGACGGCGAAGGGTCCGTGCAGGGAGGTCGCGATGTGCGGGTCGTCGGTGACGACGGCTTCGACGGTCGCCTGGGCGTGCGCGGCGGCGAGGCGCGGGAGCGGGCCGGTGTGGGTGGCGATGGTGCGGGTGGTGGCGGCGGTTCCGGCGCCGGCCGCGACGAAGCAGGCGGCGGCGAGGGTGCGGCGGCGGGTTCTGGTGCGGGTCGGGGTGGGGTCGGTGCGGGTGGCGGGTCGGGCAGGGCCGCTGCTGCGGAG
This window harbors:
- a CDS encoding HhH-GPD-type base excision DNA repair protein, whose protein sequence is MVTLHLAQDPDADAFLAKDPLGVLTAMLLDQQIPMEKAFSGPYVLATRLGVDRLDAEQIAGYDPEKFVAVFSEVPAIHRFPKAMAERTQKLARAIAEDYAGDAAAVWTGAKDGADLLKRVGALPGYGKQKAQILVALLGKQLGVTPKGWREAAGDYGTKGSTRSVADVTDAASLVKVRAFKKEMKAAAKAKAE
- a CDS encoding tetratricopeptide repeat protein produces the protein MDTHDEHAEEHTHTHTDACDTGCCERLEAEGEVAVARLILDSGDLEHTADHVAGAIGTDPSLPEAHEALAALVARVGGPAAALELFPAASRYTGELACRASLLAAIGRFDEAVLLLAGVMGAAPVRPWADVAWMADPELPSRLSAESLTQAVLRLCQGLGDPVAEEEREPLGHFAAVVRAVLARGEDPHLAAVASGLARRLGDTELAVYWGEVAVRSGAGAMGAIMLGNALRRAGRVDETIALWTQTVAQDPSQTYLIVDLAELLAFVGRRAEGLALLERLVAVEPEHEKAAPALLGMRFEADGDSVHLLELTDYHRAHPDHDYAGYLFGHHVQRLPWLGRVTGGTEACINVLRQLVEQDNLTMSGEMSLSIIEPPSAISALRLVIPGLHVAFQEVGDPDPRLPAAQVGVTVWRYEGCDAVPAVVPPSAQALALVRDLATPNWPGPTSLYDHAVALAGVPVADLLGVLVHLPAPQDAPWPDGFAMEAPDYWVRSVQTIACVGIAHHRADQPWVGSERRRVVVELLNGPEDWVCEAAGMALVAVGWAFPETRADVLEWLLNRVSQFMQAAEKRAVTVLGSMCHLVLACPWLEPKGRAFVADVAARLESED
- a CDS encoding ComEC/Rec2 family competence protein gives rise to the protein MGAVTIILLAALISIAAVLFFIRSRPAIWPPQNWIFAVCDVGQGDALALAVGPGEAVVVDTGPDPAKADHCLTLLGVRKVPLLILTHFHADHVDGVPGVLKGRVVTEIETTDDPDPPRGVSEVTAWADAAHVATSMAAAGEHRQFGPVSWDVLWPDPSVSPPIPPEPGGKSRRRGRRQARASPKGRGEEGSGPNNSSVVLQVTVATRDGPVRLLLTGDIEPPSQAAILAAHPDLAADVLKVPHHGSAHQDPDLFAAVHPRVAVISVGKGNTYGHPAPRTIALASGAEARVFRTDEDGQVVVFGTAGRLQVAMRR
- a CDS encoding ComEC/Rec2 family competence protein gives rise to the protein MSLTATYRSVDHDQRPRRDLRLVPILLAAYVAAFVGNGFTSQVALLLWVACAAVGASLLLRSSGPARPATRTDPTPTRTRTRRRTLAAACFVAAGAGTAATTRTIATHTGPLPRLAAAHAQATVEAVVTDDPHIATSLHGPFAVVPLRIERVNEFGTRLPATALASDPGAWQFLPSTRLRITGRLRPAPDDTPDAATLSVHRPPEVLAGPNALQRLAGKLRQALRDACAHLPADPRGLVPGLVIGDVSQEPPSLAIAFRDTGLTHLTAVSGENLVFVLTAAMPVARFAGVRGRFLTLTGLAVVIGFTVLARPEPSMVRASVMAVLGLLLAAVGRQARGLPLLCAGGTLLLLFDPWLARSYGFALSLCATAGLFILAPGWQQALTDRGVPHRIAESLACTAAAETFCLPILVSFTAAVTPLSLPANLLAEFCVGPATVLGAVALLSASVWLPLGTAVAWLAQWPTDGIVAVARYGSRLPGATVGWPDGLPGALGLMAVYALVFLITAATAKRKEEIS